AGTTACCCTCCGCTACAGCTGCTCCCACATTCATGATCACCTGAATTGTCAAAGATCGCATCCCGTTTCCGCATTCGGATTCCGGGTTCGCAAGGCCAGCTTCCAGCTGGTAGCGGGGGCTTGAGACTCATGCTCCAGCATGTGTACCGCCTCAAGAACCCCGAATACTACAGAAACGCCCCCGCAGAGTCAACAGGAAATTTTCAAAAAAATTTCCCTTTAAAATCAGATGGTTGCCGAACGGCCTTCAGCCGATGCTCGCCAGACCCGGAAACCATTGCAGCAAAAACGAGCTCAACTGCCCCAGATTGCCGAAGAAGATCAGCAGACCCACCAACACCATCAGCCCCCCGGAAACCCTCTCCACCGTATGCATCCAACGGCGCATGCGCACATAGAATGCAAAGAAGAGGTTGATGCCCACTCCCGCCACCAGGAAGGGAATGCCCAGCCCCGCCGAATAGATCACCAGCAGCATCACCCCCTGGCTCAGGGTCTCCTGGGCTCCCGCCACCGTCAGGATGGTGGCCAGGATGGGGCCTACGCACGGTGTCCAGCCAAACGAGAAGGCCACTCCTACCAGAAAGGCTCCCCACAGACCCGGCGGCTTGCGCTCCAGATTGAAACGCGCCTCCAGATTGAGGAAACCGATGCGGAACACTCCCATGTAATGCAGCCCGAACAGCACCACCAGTGCGCCACCCACTTTGGAGAGGATGCCCATCCAACCCATCAGCAACCGCCCCAGGAAAAAGGCCGAAGCCCCCAAAGCGATGAAGACCAGGGAAAAGCCCAATACAAAAGCCAGGGAGACCAATCCCGCACGCACGCCTTGCCGCCAGCGGTCGGGGGTTTCTGCCCCACCCGCCCGCAGATTCTCCACCGTAATCCCGGTCATAAAACTGATATAGGCCGGAACCAGGGGCAACACGCAGGGGGATACGAACGAAAGCAGTCCCGCCGTCAAGGCTGCAAACAGTGTCACTTCACCCATGAACCGTTCCTTCCGGTATTTGACTTTTAATATTTTATCTTTTAAGTATCAAAAAAAGAAAATGTTCTGTCCTTTGACTTTCTCTGTTTTTCTTATCAGATTACAAGAAAAAATCATGAAGAGGTTGAATAATTCTAGATTAGAGGACAATGGAAAAAGTCAACGGACAGAACATTTCCTTTTTTTGATACTTAAAAGATAAAATATTGAAAGTCCCCCTCATCTTCGCACCCACTGCAAGTAAGCTGGCAGCCCGTCCTGTACCGGCAGCATCAGAATCTCCGGCACCTCGTAGGGGTGCATCGCCTTGATGCGTACCTTCAGATCGGACCAGCGGCTCAAACAGCTCTTGACCATCAGCGTCCACTCCCGATCCTCCTGCAGTTTTCCCTCCCAGATATAGAAAGAGCTGCCTGCCGGGAAGAGATGCACACACGCCGCATGCCCCTCCTGGACCAGCGTTCGGGCCATCTCCCTCCCCAGGGCCTCGTCCGGCACATTGCTGAAAACCACTATCACCGGATCGGTGTTCTCGATGATCATGACAACACCCTCACACCCCGGACAGCAAGGGACGCACCAGATTCTCCAACATCTGCCGGTTCAACCGCCCGGTGTGGGAACGCACCACCTTGCCCTCCCGATCCAGCACCTTGCTGGTCGGCAGGCCGTAAATGCCGCCCATGGCGTATCCCAGGCCGTTGACCTCTTCCGACGTGCCGTATACCAGGGGATAGTTGATCTCCTGCTCCTTGGCGAAACTCTGCAGCTTCTCCCGGTCCGGACGTTCCATATGGTCCACCCCCACCACCACCACTCCCCGCTCGGCATACTCCTTCTGGAAGCTGATCAGCGCCGGAATCTCCTCCAGACAGGGGGGACACCAGGTCGCCCAGAAGTTGACGATCACCACCTTGCCCTTCAGTTCGTTCAACCGCAATATTCCCTCTTCCTGCACCCGGCGCAGGGGAATGGAGCCCAGGTCGGCAGGCGTATCCGCCCGCAATCCCGGCCCCGCAAAACCAACCAGCAGGCCGAGAATCCAGATCCAGCGTCGCCACAATGCCTTCATGCCCGTCATCTCCCCGATTATTCCTCTCCACCTGCCGAAAATCGCTTCGGCAAGCCATATTCCTGCCAGCGTTTATCCACCCGCAGGCAAGTGGCCGCATCCATCTCCAACACCCGTCCCCCGTTCCGGGAGGTCTCCCCCGGCAGTTTCACCGTGGCATCCAGGGCAAAGCGTCCCGTGGAAACGTGGGTGATCAGATCGCGTCCCGGATCGCAACGGGTGGCCATCACCCACAGCAGATCATCCCAGGAAGCGGGATCGATCTCATCGTCCACCACCCATAGCTGATCGGCCCCTCCGCCCGGCGGCACCATGCGCCACACCGCCTCCACCGCCTTGCGCCCGATATCGACCTCGCGTTTTTCCACCTGGATCACGGCCATGCGCTCTCCGGGAACGGGATAGACCCGTTTGATATAGGGCACCGCCCTTTCCAGCGCCGCCGGCCAGGCCGCCGCGTGGGAAGCCGAACGCACCATCCGTGGCGCCGCTTCCCGCTCGATACCTAATTTGACCGTGGCATCGATGCCAAGTTTCCCACCCAATCCCGGCAGGGGGGAGGCAAAATCGAGGTAATCGATGGGGGTATTGGTCAACACCTGCAGATCCCGGGCGGAATGGACATTGCGCCCGATAGCCGCCACCACCGCTTCCCAGTCGTCCACCGGCACGCCGGCATCCACCACCACCACGAATTTGGTGTAGAGAAACTGCCGCAACACGCTCCAAACCGCCGCCATGACCCGGAAAGCGTGGCCCGGATAGCGTTTATCCACCGCCACCACCGCCAGGCGATAGGAACAACTGGCCATAGGCAGGTAAAAATCACGGATTTCCGGAAACTGCTTGCGCAGGAACGGGACAAAAAGCCGGTTGAGGGTCACCGCCAGGATGGCGGGTTCGTCCGGAGGGCGCCCGGTGAAGGTGCTGACGTAGATGGCATCCTGGCGCAGGGTCAGGCGTCGCACCGTGAAGACCGGGAAGCGTTCCGCCTCGTTGTAATACCCGGTGTGGTCGCCGAACGGACCTTCCAGGGCCTGATCCTGCAAATCCACCTCGCCTTCCAGAACCATCTCCGCCTGGGCCGGCACCGGCAGGGGCACCCCCCTGCCCTGGATCACCTCCACCCGGCTGCGCCGCAGCAATCCGGCGAAGGCGTATTCCGACAAGGTCTCCGGCACCGGCGTCACCGCCGCCACCATGGTGGCCGGATCGGCCCCGATGGCCACCGCCACCGGCACCGGTGCGGAATATTGCGCTGCGTGCAGCGCTCCGCCCCGATGCGCCAACCAGCGCATGATCAAGCGGTCCCGCCCCAGGCGCTGCATGCGATAGACCCCCAGATTGACCGGCCCGCCCTGGGGACCACGGGTGATCACCAGCGGCCAGGTCATCAGCGGAGCCGCATCTTCCGGCCAGCAGGTCTGGATCGGCAACCGTTCCAGGTCGAGATCCAGCCCTTCCCAAATCACCTGCTGACACGGCGCCCGGCGCACCGTGCGCGGCGGCATGTGGCGGACGCGCAACAGGCGTTTGCCCAGATTCAGCAGATCCCGGATACCGGCTGGCGGCGTGGGTTGCCGCAACTCGGCCAGGAACTCCCCCAGACTCTCCAGCTCCGCCGGATCATGGCCGATGGCCCAGGCCACCCGCTCTTCGGTGCCGAACAGGTTGGCCAGCACCGGAAACTCCCCCTTGCCCACCTTGGTGAACAATACCGCCGGTCCGCGCCGTTCCAGCAGGCGTCGACTGATCTCCGTCATCTCCAGACGGGGATCCACCGGGGCATCCACCCGTATCAGTTCTCCCCTCGCTTCCAGAAACCGCATGAAAGCGCGCAGATCCCGAAACGGTCCGTTCGGTTTGCCGGTTCTGTCCAACCTGACACCTCGATAGCCGTGCTTCAGCCAAAGACAATACCCAAAAAGAGCATCGGACCGACCCACTGATTACTCAGGAAGGTGCGCAACAGCACCTCGGTACGTTCGTCCCGCAGGCGCTTCAACTGCCAGAGCAGATGGGCGGCGACAAGCGCGACGGCCACACCGTAGGGCCAATGCAGCGCCAGGTGATGGCCCGCCATCAACAGGCAGAAGAAGAATGCCGCATAACAGACCGCCACGGCGAGACGTACCCGTGATCCGAAAAGCAGGGCCGTGGAGCGCACCCCGATGCGAACATCGTCGCTGCGGTCCATCATGCCGTAGATGGTGTCATAACCCGTGGCCCAGGCCAAGGTGGCGGCGAAGAGCCACCCCGCCGGGGCATCGAGCCGTCCGGCCCCCGCAGCCCAGCCCATGACCGCACCCCAGCCGAACGCCGCGCCCATGTAGACCTGGGGAATGGAGACAATCCGTTTGGTCAACGGATAGGTCACGGCCAGCAGAGCGCCGATACCGGCCAGTTTCCAGATCAGCGGCGGCAACTGCAAGGCCAGCCACAGGGCAATGGCCAGCAGAAACAGCAACAACCCCACCGCCGGGGCCACCTCGATCCGGCCTGCGGCCAAAGGACGTTCCCGTGTGCGGGCCACCTGGGCGTCGAAGCGCCGGTCCGCCAGATCGTTGGCCACACATCCGGCGGAACGCATCACGAAGCTGCCGAGAACGAAGATAGCCACCAGCATGGGCTGCGCCCGTCCGTTCTGCGCGGCGAACAGGCCCCACAACGCGGGCCACATCAGCAACCAGGTGCCGATGGGACGATCCACCCGCATCAGTTTCAACATCTCCCGTGGCAGACGCCAGGGTACTTTTTCCACCACGAACGCCATGGCCCCCATGGTTACCACTCCCTCGGGAAAAGCTCGAAGATGCGGGCCACCACCGTTTCATCGACACAAAACAGGGAGCGACGACACCAGAAGGGGCATGGACCCGGCAAGCCCAGGCGCGTGGTCAACTGGACCGAGTCCCCCCGGGTCACCTGCAACGCCAGGCGTCGCACCCGCTTGCCCTCCTCCGGGAAAAGCAGGCCCAGGGGGCTTTGCCCGCGATTGACCTCCGAAAGAACCGCCGGGGACAAACCCTCGACCCTCATTTCCGAATGGGCGAACATGCCCTCGGTTTCGCCGTGGCCCAGCCAGGCATCCCGCAGCAGAAAGCGCCCCGGCCCCGACAGATGATGGCACTCCCCCCAGAGCAGTCCATCTTCCGGAAGCTCTTCCTGCACCCTCTGCCGCTCCAGCCGCACCCGAACCGGCCCGCCCCAACTCTCCTCCAACACCCGGGTCAGGGAGGCGGTACTGGTCAACGCTCCGCGAAAAAGCTCCGTCAGAACGGCGTCCCCCCGTTTCAGGGCTATGACGGGATCGTCCCAGGCCTCCCGCAGGCGAAAATCAAAAGGCAAAAGCATGAGGGCAAACTCGCTGAAAGCAGACAAGGAGAAGGGACTGATATACTGTATAGAGGCGCCTCTCCTCAAAGGGTTGCGAATCCGGGGACAATCATCGGAGTCCAGCACAAAACGGTGAGGCAATTTTTTTTAGGATTAAAATAAGGGGCAACTGACAAGTCAAAGGATAGAACATTTTCTTTTTTTGCTACTTAAAAGATAACATATTAAAAGGCAAAGGATATAAAATGTATTTCGGCTTGGCTGCGGCAGTTCCGCTTCTCCCTCAACGGTGACATTTTTTCCGGATCGTCGAACATCATGGTGCCCCGCATTTACTTTCCCGGTCAACTTGATTCCGCCAGTGAGGTCGTTCTGCCCCCGGAACCGACCCGCTATCTGCAAGGCGTGTTGCGTCTGCGCAGTGGCGCGGAGGTGGTGCTTTTCAACGGAAACGGCGGAGAGTGGACAGGTCGTCTTCAGGAGGATAACCGCCGTTTGAAGGTACGTCAGCTCGTCTGGCGGACAGGTGTGGCCGAGCCCGCCCTGCGACTCACCCTGGTGCAAGGTCTGGCCAAGGCCGCTGCCATGGAGTGGATCATCCAGAAAGGCGTGGAACTGGGCCTGAGCCGTCTGCTACCCTTGCTCTGCGAACGCAGCTTCTCCCGGGGCAACGCCCGAGGCTTCGACGCCATTCCCGAACGCTGGCACCGCATCGCCCAGGAGGCGGCGGAACAGTGTCGACGCACCCGTCTGCCGGAACTGGCCCCTCCCGTAACCCCTGCCCGTTTGGGAGAATCGCTGCCGCCGGGACCAAGGCTGCTCTTCTGGGAAGAGCAACGGGAACAGCCCGGTCTGCGTTCCCTGTTGTCGGACGAAACGTTCGCCGCTTCCTGCCGGGAGAGTGGTCATCTGACCCTGCTGGTCGGCCCGGAAGGTGGTTTGACCGCGGACGAGGCGCATCAGGCCGTGGAGACCCTCGGTTTCGTCACGGTTGGTCTGGGACCACGCATTCTGCGTTGTGAAACCGCTGCCGTGAGCGCTCTGGCCCTGGTCGGTGGTTTGTGGGGAGATCTGGCGTGAAAAAAACCCTGTTGCCTGTTTTGGTCATCCTCTTGCTGGCCTGGCTGGTCCTGCGGCCCGGTCTGCGCGAAGGCTCCCTCTCCTCGAATCCGCAACGTTCCACCACCCGTCTGGTCATGGGTTCCCTGGCCACCATCACCACCTGGAACGTCCCCGATGCCCTGGAACGTCGCGCTGTGGCCGAAGCCTTCGCCGCCATGGAAGAGGTGGACCGGCAATTGAGTCGCCACCGTCCCGATTCCGAGGTCAGCCGCATCAACCAGGCCCCCCGTAACGAAGCGCAGGCCCTCCCCCCCACCCTGCTGGAGGTGTTGCAAGCGGGGCTCGCTCTGTCGGAGGCCACCTCCGGTCGCTTTCATCTCGGGTTGGAGCCGTTGATCCGCTTATGGGGATTTTCTGCCGAGACGCCCCCGACGCAGCCGCCTCCCGCCGAAACCGTCGCCGCCTGGAAACAGGCCTGGCCCGGCCTGGACGGTTTGCGCCTGGTGCGGGAAGGAGAAACCACACGGATTATACTGGCCAACGACCGTGTTGGTCTCGATCTGGGCGGCATCGGCCAGGGATACGGAGCGGACCGGGCTGCTGCGGTGTTGCGTGAAGCCGGTGTGGTCAATGCCCTGATCGATGTTTCGGGGGATGTGCGTGTATTGGGGAGCAAGGGGGAATTCCCCTGGCGGGTCGGCATCCAGAACCCGCGTCAGCCCGGAGGAACCGTTGCCGTCGTGGGTTTGCGGGGCGATACGGCGCTGGTCACTTCCGGGGATTATGAGCAGTTCTATCTCTACAACTCCCGGCGATATCATCATATTCTCGATCCGTTGACGGGGGAACCGGCTCAATCCCAATTGGCTTCGGTCTCCATTCTGGCGCCTCAAGCCATGCTGGCCGATGCCCTTTCCACCGCTTTTTTCGTGGTGGGTGCCCAGGCGGGGCAGGAGTTGTTGCGTCGATTTCCGGGGGTGGAAGCCCTGTGGGTGACCACGAACGGGGTTATCGGCGCCACGGGGGGCTTTCCCCAGCCATGAGGGGCGTCCTGTTCTCCTTGTGGCAACGCGCCACGACACCGATGGATCGCTGGCTGGTTCTGGGCAGTGTTTTGGGGATCATCGCCTGGATTTCGGCCATGTTACAAGCTCAACCGGGCAGTCGGGTGGGTATTTTTCAGGAAAATCGTCTGGTGGCCACGCTGCCGTTGGATCAGGAACGGACGCTCTCCCTGGCGGGACGCCTCGGAGAGGTTCGGGTTCAGGTGGAAAAGGGCCGGGTACGTCTTCAGGAGTATCAAAGTCCGCGTCTGATCGGTACACGTACCGGGTGGATTCAGCGTCGCGGCGAGATGACGGCCTGTGTGCCCTGCGGGGTATTTCTGCGCATCGAGGGTGTGCCGCAAGCGGGGGAGGTTGCCCCGTTTGATGCGATTTCCAGATGATATATTCTGCCGTTTAATATTTTATCCTTTAAGTATCAAAAAAAGGAAATGTTCTATCCTTTGACGTTTCGTTTTTACTTCGTTTAGATCATCAAGACTCCGTGCTTGGCAGTTTTGCAATTGGCTCCGTTGACTTGGATATATTTAGCGAGGCATTAGATTATTAATTTTTATTGTGATAAAAGATAAAGCCAACGGATAGAACATTTCCTTTTTTTGATACTTAAAAGAAAAATATTGAAAGGCATGCGGACATATTGATTGAAATGTTTTGCATCCCCCGAAAGGACATGGCCATGACAACATCCTGTGGCGCAACTCCAGACCCC
The nucleotide sequence above comes from Magnetococcales bacterium. Encoded proteins:
- a CDS encoding TlpA family protein disulfide reductase, whose product is MKALWRRWIWILGLLVGFAGPGLRADTPADLGSIPLRRVQEEGILRLNELKGKVVIVNFWATWCPPCLEEIPALISFQKEYAERGVVVVGVDHMERPDREKLQSFAKEQEINYPLVYGTSEEVNGLGYAMGGIYGLPTSKVLDREGKVVRSHTGRLNRQMLENLVRPLLSGV
- a CDS encoding UbiD family decarboxylase, translating into MDRTGKPNGPFRDLRAFMRFLEARGELIRVDAPVDPRLEMTEISRRLLERRGPAVLFTKVGKGEFPVLANLFGTEERVAWAIGHDPAELESLGEFLAELRQPTPPAGIRDLLNLGKRLLRVRHMPPRTVRRAPCQQVIWEGLDLDLERLPIQTCWPEDAAPLMTWPLVITRGPQGGPVNLGVYRMQRLGRDRLIMRWLAHRGGALHAAQYSAPVPVAVAIGADPATMVAAVTPVPETLSEYAFAGLLRRSRVEVIQGRGVPLPVPAQAEMVLEGEVDLQDQALEGPFGDHTGYYNEAERFPVFTVRRLTLRQDAIYVSTFTGRPPDEPAILAVTLNRLFVPFLRKQFPEIRDFYLPMASCSYRLAVVAVDKRYPGHAFRVMAAVWSVLRQFLYTKFVVVVDAGVPVDDWEAVVAAIGRNVHSARDLQVLTNTPIDYLDFASPLPGLGGKLGIDATVKLGIEREAAPRMVRSASHAAAWPAALERAVPYIKRVYPVPGERMAVIQVEKREVDIGRKAVEAVWRMVPPGGGADQLWVVDDEIDPASWDDLLWVMATRCDPGRDLITHVSTGRFALDATVKLPGETSRNGGRVLEMDAATCLRVDKRWQEYGLPKRFSAGGEE
- a CDS encoding 16S rRNA (uracil(1498)-N(3))-methyltransferase, with the protein product MVPRIYFPGQLDSASEVVLPPEPTRYLQGVLRLRSGAEVVLFNGNGGEWTGRLQEDNRRLKVRQLVWRTGVAEPALRLTLVQGLAKAAAMEWIIQKGVELGLSRLLPLLCERSFSRGNARGFDAIPERWHRIAQEAAEQCRRTRLPELAPPVTPARLGESLPPGPRLLFWEEQREQPGLRSLLSDETFAASCRESGHLTLLVGPEGGLTADEAHQAVETLGFVTVGLGPRILRCETAAVSALALVGGLWGDLA
- a CDS encoding divalent-cation tolerance protein CutA, with product MIIENTDPVIVVFSNVPDEALGREMARTLVQEGHAACVHLFPAGSSFYIWEGKLQEDREWTLMVKSCLSRWSDLKVRIKAMHPYEVPEILMLPVQDGLPAYLQWVRR
- a CDS encoding DUF98 domain-containing protein, whose product is MLLPFDFRLREAWDDPVIALKRGDAVLTELFRGALTSTASLTRVLEESWGGPVRVRLERQRVQEELPEDGLLWGECHHLSGPGRFLLRDAWLGHGETEGMFAHSEMRVEGLSPAVLSEVNRGQSPLGLLFPEEGKRVRRLALQVTRGDSVQLTTRLGLPGPCPFWCRRSLFCVDETVVARIFELFPREW
- a CDS encoding cytochrome c biogenesis protein CcdA, with translation MGEVTLFAALTAGLLSFVSPCVLPLVPAYISFMTGITVENLRAGGAETPDRWRQGVRAGLVSLAFVLGFSLVFIALGASAFFLGRLLMGWMGILSKVGGALVVLFGLHYMGVFRIGFLNLEARFNLERKPPGLWGAFLVGVAFSFGWTPCVGPILATILTVAGAQETLSQGVMLLVIYSAGLGIPFLVAGVGINLFFAFYVRMRRWMHTVERVSGGLMVLVGLLIFFGNLGQLSSFLLQWFPGLASIG
- a CDS encoding NusG domain II-containing protein is translated as MRGVLFSLWQRATTPMDRWLVLGSVLGIIAWISAMLQAQPGSRVGIFQENRLVATLPLDQERTLSLAGRLGEVRVQVEKGRVRLQEYQSPRLIGTRTGWIQRRGEMTACVPCGVFLRIEGVPQAGEVAPFDAISR
- the ubiA gene encoding 4-hydroxybenzoate octaprenyltransferase, yielding MGAMAFVVEKVPWRLPREMLKLMRVDRPIGTWLLMWPALWGLFAAQNGRAQPMLVAIFVLGSFVMRSAGCVANDLADRRFDAQVARTRERPLAAGRIEVAPAVGLLLFLLAIALWLALQLPPLIWKLAGIGALLAVTYPLTKRIVSIPQVYMGAAFGWGAVMGWAAGAGRLDAPAGWLFAATLAWATGYDTIYGMMDRSDDVRIGVRSTALLFGSRVRLAVAVCYAAFFFCLLMAGHHLALHWPYGVAVALVAAHLLWQLKRLRDERTEVLLRTFLSNQWVGPMLFLGIVFG
- a CDS encoding FAD:protein FMN transferase; its protein translation is MKKTLLPVLVILLLAWLVLRPGLREGSLSSNPQRSTTRLVMGSLATITTWNVPDALERRAVAEAFAAMEEVDRQLSRHRPDSEVSRINQAPRNEAQALPPTLLEVLQAGLALSEATSGRFHLGLEPLIRLWGFSAETPPTQPPPAETVAAWKQAWPGLDGLRLVREGETTRIILANDRVGLDLGGIGQGYGADRAAAVLREAGVVNALIDVSGDVRVLGSKGEFPWRVGIQNPRQPGGTVAVVGLRGDTALVTSGDYEQFYLYNSRRYHHILDPLTGEPAQSQLASVSILAPQAMLADALSTAFFVVGAQAGQELLRRFPGVEALWVTTNGVIGATGGFPQP